The segment CAGAAAGCTGTGAAAGGATGGGCTGAACAGGCTTGGAAAACTCTTAAGTAGGCTTAGCCAGTAGAAGTGGACAtaccaacaaacaaaaccaaactgtaTTACTCAACCGATGCAAAAATGAGTTTTTGGCCTTATGTCACATCTTGAGTCACATCTCATTCTTTTGTACCTCAATAAATCCATAGTAATTTCACCAATTACAACAGAGTTAATTCAATATGCAGCACACTCTGGCTCAAATTTCATTTAGAATTACTCCAAAAAAATTATGTGTAGTATGAAGAGAAACTAGATCTAGGATAAAAACACACATCCATACCCAAAAAAcccataataaaaaaaaaattaaaatcaaacaaaacccaacccataaccaaaacaaaattagaaGAACTGGAATCCACAgttcactttttaaaagattttatttcttagacAATTCTagagacatttttaaatgttgggTTTTGTTCACAGTCATTCTAAAACCACGAATGTGAGTAATTTGTGGAGGAACCCAGAGTACTCCGAGTAacactgctgctcttcagcattGTGCACATTTAGTTCAAtaccagctctgttctgctgaaAAACCTCACAGCACAACTGAGATAGCAGAGATCACAGGCTTGCACTACAGAAAGCTGGTCTTCACATCTGTTAAGTCATCATTATCAGCACTAGACTTTTGCTCGGATGAAATTCAAAGTGCTTTTCTCCACAGCCACTTACCCAGACTGGTGAACATGGCCAGCCGTGAGAGATAAAACCAGGATAATAAGTAGTTATTTTCCTCCATTAGGAAAAACACAGATCAAAGCCTCTTCCGTATTGGCaatataaagcatttaaaaactgTCCATTTCTTGGGGTCCCTATACTGCACTATTCCTCTCAGaggaggaaatggttagagTATTTGTGATAATCTGGCTGAAGCATGACTTAGGAGCCTCTGTTTAATGTTGCCCAGTGGCTCTCAGACGCAGCTTGGAAAGCTGAAAACTCTCCAGCTAATGCATAACTTTCTTTCAATGATCTCATGTTTAAAGTTTCATTTCCTTAGTCTTAGGCTTTCCCGCGAGTTCAGTACATTCCATATTCAAAGAAGATTTTAATTCTTTGGTGAGTGACAAGCTGGAATGGCAATTTAAACCCTAATCCCTCTCTTGAGTGGTGAATGGAGTATCTTGTCATTAGTACATCAGACAGATGCTATCAAAGATATCCTGGGAATATCAAACATCAGCATTCTGAGCCAGCTGGAAAACTACAAGACTTGTGATGGTCCCCTTTCCATTTTATCAGCCTGCAGGGGTCTTTGCTGAGccctctctgcttccctctgaCTGGTATAGCATGAAATACTGCAgacatctttcttttcatttctcttccagctcttttccttccttcagacCCACCATTCCGCAGCTCGCCTGGGGGAAAGATAGAATTACTATTTAAAACTTGTTACACTTTATTCAatcctattttatttccttgttacTTGAATTGCTTTCCAGCTCCTtgtctttctgctgaaatatcCTGACATGCTCCTCTTCCACCCCCTTCGTATGTAGCACTTGGCATCAGCCCAGCAAAGTAAGTATATTTGGGGATGCAGTGACATTAGGGCTCAGCAAGGGAAAAGGATGGGGAAGATCCCAGAAAAATCCCAGATGTCCATGTTTCCCAAAGCTGCTATTGCTTTACTGGGGATTAACTTCCATCATCTCACTAACTTCACTGCCTACTTGCTGTAGGCAAGTATCCTGGGTTCAGCAATTCCTGGGAGTTTAACTTTGCACTTTGGCATAAGATCTACAAATCACCCAGCAACAGCCATGAAGCAACACAAGGCCAGCTGTCTCTTACAGTGCCATTGTTTGCAGTGTGATGGAGAAAGGCTTAGTGACAGCAAGGAGTGTTTATCTCCTCAAATCTCTGTGGCAGCTGGAAATAGAAGTGTCCCCTGCCTTGCCTTTCCAGTCCTGACCCACTGTCTCTCCTTTGAAGCAGATCTCCCTTTACCTCTGTCGACACAGAGGTTGTACCGCCGTGTGGTACTGCTGGCTTTTTGCTCCTCTCCAAGCAATGTAGCTCTGCTAACGTTATCTAGTGTTCAGCTAGAGCTGATTCTTGGCCCATTAAGTCAGGGAGATGGAGGAGTGGCTTGGGATACCCAAGACTTTCAGGAATCACTACCACTACCAGTGTCATTCCCCACCCGGACACCTCACTTCTGCCTGTCCTGCCTTACCATCTGCTTCCCACACTTTTCACTTGCCCCTTTGTTTTTTCACCCCTCTACCCTCATAGACAGGCAAGACTTATTCAACAGGTCCTTGGCAAGCAAAAACAACCTGCACAGGTGAGATGTACGTGGGCTAGTGAAGGTGGCCTGCAAAGGTCAATGACAGGTCACTTTTCCTCTTGTTCACGATGtttctttcacttctctctGACATCCTTGAATCCTCTAATCTTCCCACAAATCTCTGATTTTCAGCAACCAGCACCACACTGTGCTCTCTTCAGTGCCCCTTTCTCTTTTGCAGCCAACCATTTGCTCCTTCTTCCACCCGCCTGGTAATTCTTCGTTCTTTGCCAGTTTCATCGCTTCCGCTTCTTTCTTCTCTACCCTATCAGAAAGACTTTAAAGCTGTGCCATTTCTTCCTACCCTGTGGtgtctgctgctctgcctgtaGTCACCTGCAGTAGATAGCTGCTTGCAGACATCTAGtctgcaaaaagagaaaatagtgCAATAGTGGGGAGTTATACAGGGAGATAATTAAGGCTGGCCCTTAGCAGTATTTTGCAAAGGCAAAACCAGACAGTGTTATGCGCACTCTAGCCACAGTAGTCTAAGCCCAGTCCCACTTGGAAGTCCTTTGGCTGTGAGTAATTACTTTGATTTGACATAACCTGCTATGATTGTTTAAGCAAAGTGCCCTGCTGACAAGACTATGCAGCTTTAGCCTGGCTCAGGCTGCAGGTGGAACAAGTTCATGGCTGCTTGCAACAGTCCTGAGAAAGCCAAATACAACGATGTTGCTCTCTGCCTTGGTGTTACACAGCAAAGGACATCAGCAGAGCGTGGGCTGGAAATGAGCAGCAAGAAATAACATTGCTGCTGGGCACTGTTACTTTAATTTCTCCAGCTTCGAGTGATTTTTATGATGTGATTTTATGGTTGCATTAGCAAAGagatttccattattttattttttttatcttccactCTTTATTATATTTCTCTTGTTAtcacatctgaaaataaatttgtgatatagaatcatagaatcatagaatgatttgggttggaagggaccttaaagatcattcaagTCTCCTGCCGTGTATATTCACAAATATATACGACAATGCAAGCTACCCCTTTCCCCCACGTTTTTCCCTAGCAAACACAAGTGCCTGAAAATTACACTCAGTTTTTTCCACAAAGGACTCAGAGGATGTAATAATGTTTTGTCTCACCTTGTTGTTACTGAAGGACATCTGGTTTTTACTTGTCCTTACCCACCCATCTGGAGTATCTTGGCAGCTTTGTTAATTTTCTAAGGATTCtagaaagaaccttaaagaaATCCTCAACAATCTGTAAGCTCAGCACCTGGAAGAAAAACTAAAGAACAGTTTAATAGTGCAATCGGAATATTTTCCAATCCCCTTAACAAATAACATTATCATAGCTTTGCTGAAGTTCACGGCAAACTACGAGCTCAGATGCAAAATTTCCTCACTAGTTCTTAATACAGCAgtggtgggaagggaaggaaatgtaTTGCCACAGGTGCCACCATCTGCTCCACGGTCTGAAAGGGGAACTTTGTTTTGGAGCTTTATTAGCCCATTCCACTCTTCGCTTTCCGAAATTAAGCACTCTGTTATTTGCTGGACTTTAATATACTTCAGGGCCAAAGGTGAGAAACAGGCAAATAAGTAAAATGTTCTGAGGAGAGTTTCCAAAGGCATAGAGAAGAGGCAGGCACCAAACTCCCATCACTCTTCCCACGGGAGCTCTGCAACAAAGCGATCTTtgtctacttttatttttttcttaccttagATGAAAGGAAACTAGATAGTTTTGTGTCCCTGTGACAAACCTGCTTCCCTGAAAAATGGTCCCCTCGCTATGCCTTTCTAGAGGATAAGCTACCTCTCACTGTCTGCAGCCAAAGACATTGAAATGTAGTTAGGTAACAGAACAAAGTCCTGTTTGATTACAGCCTAAATAACAGGATTAGTATGGCTGTGGATGTGGGCAAAATGAGATACAACAAGGCCCTCAGGTGGGCTGGAGCTGAATCTATGGGCGTAGTCACCTCTACCACATTTTCCATCAATTTCCCAGTTTCCATCAAGTTCAACTTCTAGTCAGTCCTCTAGCCCTGAAGCCTCACTAATCCATCACAGCTATCATTCAGCTCCCTCCCTAGGCACTCTGCcaaagaaggcaaaattaaCCCCCCCCAAGACCTAGCAGAAGAgttcctcagcagcagaggtTGCAGCTGACTAACCTCAGCGCAGCTGAGGAAGGTGAACTGCTCCTCATAATGGTACAGCTGACACTGTGCAGAGGGACATATTTGTAAAGCAAGTACACAGTCTTTTATAATCTAGCATAAAGCAGAGATGCCATCCTGCCTACAGGTCAGAAGAtattagacttttttttatattgactGAGCACACATTATTTTATAGGAATATTGTCACTGCTACACTCATGTTTGTGTCTGGTGGGGGAATGCTTTTCCTTGTCCTTGCTGACTGTAGCCTGCACACTGAACACTCATTCCTGTTTGGAGTTTAGGAAtcaaaaaagctgagaaaaaatattaagatgaAATACTGAGCAGAAATCAGGACCTGGAAGATAAGAGCTCTTCTAGATTTCCCCTTCCAttttgatcagaaaaaaaattttcacggaaagggtcatagggcactggcagaggctgcccagggaggtggctgagtcaccatccctagaggtatttaaaagacgggtagatgatGTTCTCAGGGACATGGGTTAGTGgttgacaggaatggttggactctgtgatccaaaaggtcttttccaatctggcGATTCTATGTTGCTATGATTCCACTTACTGTGTGATTGCCCCCAATAGGGTCTCAGTTCCCCATATCACCGGGGTTACCTTCAACCCATTCCCtctgccctcctgctcccctgcaTCTCAGCTGCCTCCAACATTTCCATAGTCCACTTCCCTCCTGTATCCTCTGACAACCCTTACACAAGCAGTTCAGACTTTCTTGCTGACCAGCCAGGCAACAGCCCAAATAATACAAAGAACTGGTGAATCCACACAACACTATTTTGCTCAGTTCAGTGAGTGTGTCTCCTCTGTGCCCACCAGATGTGGAAGAACTAAATAGCGCCAAGGACTTCACTGTTTTGTcaaatttatttggaattgaTCAAAGGGCTCTAAAGTTATTGGAAGGAAGTTACAAGAGAGCACAATGCCCAGGGGAGCAAAAGCCTAGTATATCTGGgtttttctgcagctgatttACCTTATACTAAGGCTGTTAGGTTCAGTAGAACTGATTATTACAAACTGAAGTTTGTAATGTCTAACATATACGCCTATATGTCAGTGCTCTCTAGACACAAAGGATATTCTCAAATATGAGTTTTGAGAATGTACGCATGTGTTTCTTGGTAAAGTAAATGTTAATACTGGCAAAATTCTGAGTTTTCCATCTTAGATTCCATATTTCTacaaaaacaaatacataatgAAATGCAATACCTGTCTTACAGCAAGCCACTCTGAATTCTCTGAGGACAATACATTCTGACAAAATGCTCCTCAGTTTCACAGTCTTCCCATCTCAATAGAAACTTGGCAAAGTTAAGCCCAGTTCCCTGAGACATCTGTTcattcacacaaaaaaaaacaaggcgGTATGGTTTGCCAGCCAAGATATTACCTTTGAGAAACCAAggttcttttatttaaaatccatGTGAGACGATTGTTGAAGGGACTTCAATTTCATCACCTCTGTCTGTTCTCATAGCAGCTCTGATAAACTGGGCATGAAAGCATAGCTGGGAACTGAATTCACACTTTATAGACTATCTATCTACCTCAGGCACATATTCATGTTGCTTTCTTCCAAGGAGGTTTGTGAGTCGTTATCCTTCCATCACCCCAGAGCTGCACAGGCACACGCATCAGCCGTGCCTGCACCAGTGAACAGAGGTGTCTGAAATTCTGTCAAGTGAAACTGTTTCTCCTCTATATGCTGAGTCCAGAACCACATCAGGATTGGCAGGGACCACAGAAGCCACTGTCCAGCCCTTCTCTCCATCTGTAGGTCTCTGGACAGCCACACAGATACAGCTcaagggcaggagcagggagggtaTCAAGGAGCTTCCCATCTCTGATATGGAGGCGTTGTTTTTAGCATTGTTTTTATCTGCATGACTCATGGCAACAACACCCTGCAGATGTGAAGAAGCTTGACCTGTGCTGGCTAGGTCACACGCGTGTAGCAGTGCCACTAAGAACAGACTCATCTCTCCTGAAACCAAACAGCAAGGAGACAAGAACACCACCTGCAGTGTCCTAACCAGAGAACAGAACTGATCGCTGACTGAGGGAGTAAGCCAAGGAGCAAGGGAAGCTTTTGCACTTTTATCTCAGAGGTCCACATGaatctttttgaaagaaagagacatTTCTTTAATACCAGCTCAGTGTGGTGCAGGGAGATTTGTTTACTCACAGAAGATACATGGTGCATTccagaaagaaggagaaggagtgatgcaaaaaaaaggggttcaggagggaGGGATGGCTGAAGAACTACTAAGGAAGTGGAACCTGAGGTGGGAACAGCCCCATGAGGGACTCTAAAGCAGAGGCACTGCGGAGTTCAAAGACACATGTGGCTGCAGCTCCATCACAGACCGCTTAGGGCTGGCCTGTCATGTTCCCTTGGCTGGGGAGAAGCCAGAGGGAAGGTGACGGCACGAGGGAGCTGCTGTTCATCATCAGCAGAAGTGActgcaaaaatcaaaatattgtcGGGCAATGGAAACAACTGAGGGTCTGCACCTTGAAGAATAATATTCTGTGAAAGCTGAAGCAGCTCCCTGAGCTTGGAAGTATTTCATTGAGGGAAAAGGGGGCTGTATTCAGTACAGTATTTTACCTGCATCTATTCCCTCAGCATCACAGATGCAGGCAAGACATGATTAGTGTGAATTGTGCTGAAAGGGAGCGAAGAAGCAGAAATATAGTGATGTTCCCCTAATAACTAGGCATGAACTGTGCCTTACCGATCCTGATACCTAATCAaatcaaagcagagagaaatctGATGTCAATGGAAGGATTTGTGAAGATGAGGAGGTAATGTTGTCATCTAGGATGGTTTAGATTCATCTCTGAATAAGGGGCATGGGGTAGGGTAACTGCCTGAGAGCATGAGAGATGACAGACTATTTCCACCAAACTGATTGTGAAATGATGCAATGtactttcctgaaaaaaaggaacCCCAGCTGGTGCTGGCTTCTAGTTAGGATAACGCGAGGGAGAAAGGAGTGGAGGACACTAGTGCTTAGTCAAAGAAAGATTGTTGAACGTCAGATCCTAATGTGAAGGAAGAGCAGACAGTGTAGCAAAGGGCCATTGCACCTGCAGATGCCTGCAAGCATTTCAGAATCAAAGGCAGTTTACAGAGCAGGGAAACCCAAGCATGCACCTGAGGACAGAAGTAAATGAACGACACAGCCCACAGACAGGCTAAGGCAGCAGCATAGCATACTGCTATCAAGTGACACAGAACTAGtaataaaagtatttgtaaATGTATCAAAAATGAGAGAATGGCAAAAGGAAAGTGCTGGCCAATAGCAGGAAGGAGAACATATGATAAAGACTGAAGTTCTCAGAGCCATTTGGTTCAGTCTTCacaaaagttaattttaacCACATTCTGAagtagcgaccttccagtacctgaaaggaacctacaagaaagctggggagggactgttcacaaaggcttgtaatgataggatgaggggcaatgggtataaactggagaggggcagatttagactgaacattaggaagaatttcttcaccatgagagtggtgaggcactggcacaggttgcccagggaagctgtgaatgccccatccctggaggtgttcaaggccaggttggatggggccttaggcagcctgatctagtgggatgtcactgcccatggcgGAGGAGGGGGGggtaactggatgatctttaaggtcctttccaaccctaattattctatgattctatgaatgaaattaattttataacaGAAACAGGAGTATGAGCGGATTTGAAATTCAGGTTTGAATTTCACCTTGTGGTGAAATTCAGGTTTTTGTGTGTGCGGGTTTGAAATTCACCTTGTGGTTTTTAAGCACCTCTGTGAACCATGAGATCTCTGCACAGGCAGATGTGCTATGTCCCCAGGGAGTGGAGGAGGGCAAGCACTCATTTCTCAAGCACAGGCAGAAtttcaatgtttattttatcaTATTGACATTAGAATAAAAAAGTGAATCATTCAGATTCTAGAACATATACCACATGAGATTCTAGTAATCTTAAGATATGCAAGATCAAATTTAACAATCTGTTTTACATTTATagttttcagcatttgaaaagCCATTTCTAAGcatctacttaaaaaaataaatgcaaataagtAGTGCTATTGCAGAAGagttttacaaaatattttcatggttttaagaacattttaatCAGTATAGTCtgtattattttctgatttcctaCAACAATTGCATTATTTCAGGGgcatttatttttgctaaagGTATTTATTCATGCTAAAGATATTTATTCAGCCAGTTGATCATATCCTTTCTTGCTCCCTCAATATAAGGTTTATCTTGAGGATTGATGTCTTCTCTTTTACGATGTACAAACCCATGCGTCTGTCCAGGGTAAATTTTAACTTCATAATGAActttacagttttgttttagcTTCTGCTCCAGTAGGCTGACCTGTAACACAGAGTGATCTATGTTGCCTGAGTACAGAGTTAATATGTTATTTACAGTCCTCAAGTTGTCCTGTTTTTACTTCTCTGGGAGACAGACATAGGGTCTCCTTGCCatcattttctcttccactaATTTCATACCCAAATGCACTTCTGTTACAATGCTCTATTTAACTAGGCTTTTTTCTCCGGTAAAATAACAGCATGTGACTgtataaaactgcaaaaaaaaactaTATGGGCTGCTGTGATGGTACCTGTAATGGTAAAAATGCCTATTGCACAGTGTCATGAGAACATTAGCATGTAGAGATAGCTGTACAAATTACTGCTGATAGACCTTACAAAAAATATATGGGGCAAGATTTGAAATTGAGGGAGTGGAGACACAGATATAAAATCAGCAGTTCAAAGCTACTGATGcttttggcaggaaaaaaaaattaaagacaacaCCACTTGATGAAAGCATGTCTTCCTCATTGGCTCCCTTGGTAGATAATCATCTTTCTCCAGTCACTCTCCATCCATGCTCCCCAAGAGTTGTTGACAAGTGTGGCAGAAAAAAGTAGCTCTGGAGGACCCGGGGAAGGGAAAGGATAGCCACAGAATTCTTTCATTATCCTGCAACTAATGATTCCACTGGTACAGGTGGGgattttctgctgattttttgtACCATCAGAATGATTAAAGAGGGCATCCTATCTTAAACTTGCCAGAAGTCTTCCTTTGACTGCCATTACAGATTCTTGTCCCTTTCCTCCTACGAGCTCCCTTCTTTAAACCATCcacattttgcagcagaaatggaaacattttatgGTGTCACTGTAAAACTTTTGGGTTTGGGGAAACACAACATAAATTTGTGCAGAGTTACTGTAAGAGTTagtgaaacaggaagaaaagtaattttctagTTTCTCTTAATCAAATACCGAATTACAGAACAAGCATGAATAACATAAAAAACACGAAATATCACTGACAGGAAACCCACCTGCTCCAAGGTTATGTACTCAtccttttcagcaaaaatgaaaaacgTGGGGTGAAGCAAACTGCATCTGTCTTCCATGAACTTGATCACTCCTAGGGAAGTGAGGGGCATATAAAATAAGCCATGCTACTTGAAGTGGTTAAATTACTGCTAAAGCTATACAGTCAAAATAAAAGACCTTATGATCAGTTAGACCTCATCATCTTGTgataaaattaaacacattttgctTAGAAGTCCCTTTTGTTATGAAACCTTCCCGTGTTTTGGGATGTCATTAAAGATAGAAAGACCAGCTCTGCACAAAAAATGTcagggacaaaaaaaatcattatatatTTGccccattttcatttttctttgggGATGTGCTTCCGGCCACTGTCAGAGACAGGGTTCTGTGAAAGATGGACACTTCAGAGCTGCTAGCCCCTAGCCTGGTATAGCCATTTTTCAGATAACTGTGAATATTTATCATTCTAGATATCATTCTAGATACGTGGCTAGGAttcagtatatatatatttatactgaTACAAATGCTTAACAGATTTATATTGTAATTTTAactattcaaatatatttaaatttaaatatcaGTAAATGTAACTAGCTACCACCCTGAACACTCTTTTTATTATTGGATTTattataagagaaaaaaaaattgacaggTAGTATTGATGAATTGTTTTGCTGATAAGCAAATCATGCAGCAAAAGTGTCCCCATaaaatttctgggaaaatattttaacttcctTTCACCTCAAATGATTATAAATTGCTCTGTGTTATACAGAATACAGAGGTTTATAAGAAACGTATTAAAGGTCACATAAATGCTGTAAGAATTGGAAAGGAGGAGTGCAAGGGTTAAAAcatagagttaaaaaaaaagttcatattAGTAACGAGGGATCCCTGTCAGCAGTAACATTGAAGAATAAGTGGTTCATGTAATGACTCAAAGGTCTGCAGCCTATGCAGACCCCAGCCCAGAAGACTGATTGGCAAAAGATTTAGCACTCTAACAGCAAAATAGCAGAAAGATTGTAGTGTATCACTAGTGCCATGTCTTTTCTTGTTGGCCTAACAGGAGAATGGAGTACAGACGTGTGTCCAAAAGGTTCTCCAAACAATGAAAACCAGGCAGTGGGCAGTGACCTGTCCTAAGGCTTATGCAGACTGACGTAAGCAAGACACTGAGGCAAAGATCCACCTCATAGTAACTGCTGGCTcctaaaaaatataaaagatatgCCCAGAAACCATTTCATCATCACCAGCCAAGAAAAACCTGAGCCACAGTGAGGCCTTGGCACTTGGTGTCCTTTTTATGCTACGTTGCATGGAAGCAATCCTGGCATGGCATTTGAATACATACATGTGGCTGGTTATGATTATCACAGTGCAAGAAAATGAGTACATGAAATCAAATTGcttgaatattttatataataaaatcaCCATTTTCCATAAgttgttttatgttttgttaCAATAATACTCCCACAGCATAAGTTCCTGCTCCAGTCATGTCTGCTCACGACATGACAGGCTTCTGAAACTTACCATAGAGGGACACCCCCGTTTTTAAATGAGGATTTTTCAGCATCAGATGTTGTACTGCTGCTCCACCCCAGCAAAACCCAACAGCACCAATCTTCTTCGCACCACATTGTTCCCTTAGATACTTCAGGACGACATCAACTTCTCTGAGAAGTGTAAAAGAAAGTGAATTAAGGCTCTAGCCCCATTTCCCCGGCTTCCAAGCTAGCTCCTGCTCAGAGGCTGCCTGGGCATCAGTCTGCTACAGGAGGTAGTGAGTGCGTGTATTTTTTTCACccatgctttttctctttccttaacTTATTaagctgtctttatctcaacccacaagttttcttgcttttgttcctcctgttctctcccctgtccccctTGTGGACAGTAAGCAAAGAGTTGTATGTGTGCTGTCAACCCACAACATTATactattattcatttttaagatATAAGGGAAACTTTTCTCAAAAGAACACCCCCCACATAACCATAAGCTTGACTAATGAACTGCatgaaaattctgtttctggGCATCCAGGTGCATTTGACCCACTAATAACTCAGCAGCTAATTCTacttcttttctgaaggaaaaattcCTACTAAATAAGGAAGCCCACTCGCCAGACAAGGAAGAACAGTTGTACTTGTCTATTTTGCCAGCTTCTCGAGTTTTCAGCCAATCATCAAAAGTTGTCCAGTCATTAGAAAGTTTCCAAGCCTCTTGTCCCACAAAAAAATCTGGGCAGATGGctctgcaagaaaaatgaaaacattttatgcCCTTTAAGTAATACTGAGAAAGAATTAAATGGAAGCCTGTGTGTACTatacaataaatacattttgttgAATACACGGAATTTAATCTGTGTCAAAGAAACCCTGTAATCTATGACAAGAAACCCTCACCTTTTTTTCTACAGCTAATAAGAAAGCTTAGTAAAACTTTCAGATACATTTTACCCTGttaaaattcattaattaaTGTGACAAATTGTCAACGAAAATTGAACATTATTAGCAGCTTCCTacctaattttttaaaaaaccctacagTTTTCACAGTACATACATTTGGGCAAGAAGAAATGCTAGCCCAGTAATGCAGCAAAGACGATACCCAATATGCTTTTCTTATACTTGAAAACACGTTTCTTTCTTTGGCACAAGGTACCTTTGGTACACGGTACTTTCATGGAATGACTTGCAGGAATTTTTACTGTAATGGTGAAGCTGCACAAATGCTATgttgggagggagggagcaggtgGCCTTGGGATAGAGGCACTACTCAGCTATATTAGACCTCTGACACTGTTTTAACAGGCAAATCTTTAATCAAACCTGTAAATTAAGTTTATTA is part of the Cuculus canorus isolate bCucCan1 chromosome 2, bCucCan1.pri, whole genome shotgun sequence genome and harbors:
- the LOC104067546 gene encoding carboxymethylenebutenolidase homolog isoform X1, with the translated sequence MANESRPCPCDIGDRFDYGGRGQEVQVEHIKAYVCKPPSSTDKAVIVIHDIFGWQFPNTRYITDMLTTNGYIAICPDFFVGQEAWKLSNDWTTFDDWLKTREAGKIDKEVDVVLKYLREQCGAKKIGAVGFCWGGAAVQHLMLKNPHLKTGVSLYGVIKFMEDRCSLLHPTFFIFAEKDEYITLEQVSLLEQKLKQNCKVHYEVKIYPGQTHGFVHRKREDINPQDKPYIEGARKDMINWLNKYL
- the LOC104067546 gene encoding carboxymethylenebutenolidase homolog isoform X2 gives rise to the protein MANESRPCPCDIGDRFDYGGRGQEVQVEHIKAYVCKPPSSTDKAVIVIHDIFGWQFPNTRYITDMLTTNGYIAICPDFFVGQEAWKLSNDWTTFDDWLKTREAGKIDKEVDVVLKYLREQCGAKKIGAVGFCWGGAAVQHLMLKNPHLKTGVSLYGVIKFMEDRCSLLHPTFFIFAEKDEYITLEQITLCYRSAYWSRS